One Methylobacterium sp. 77 DNA window includes the following coding sequences:
- a CDS encoding saccharopine dehydrogenase NADP-binding domain-containing protein: MTEPIWPVHGRITGPIVMIGFGSIGRGALPLIERHFEYDKARFTVVEPSDAHKSLADKHGLRFEQVALTKENYRDVLTPLLTEGGGQGFCVNLSVDTSSRAIMELCRELGAFYIDTVAEPWPGFYFDKNRSQGDRTNYALRQEILDARSASPGGTTAVSCCGANPGMVSWFVKQALLNVAGDLGLKTPEPKDRAGWAALMREVGVKGVHIAERDTQRAKSAKPMGVFVNTWSVEGFVSEGNQPAELGWGTHETWMPENGREQEKGSRCAIYLLQPGADTRVRSWTPTVQSQFGFLVTHSEAVSISDYYTVLEGERAAYRPTCHYAYHPANDAVLSLHEMFGNGGKVQEQHHILDETEILDGIDELGVLLYGHEKNAYWFGSQLSIEETRRIAPYQNATGLQVTSAVLAGMVWALENPEAGIVEADEMDFRRCLEVQSPYLGPVIGVYTDWTPLTGRPGLFPEDIDTSDPWQFRNVLVR; encoded by the coding sequence ATGACCGAACCCATATGGCCCGTCCATGGCCGCATCACTGGCCCCATCGTTATGATCGGCTTCGGCTCCATCGGACGCGGCGCCCTTCCGCTGATCGAGCGGCACTTCGAGTATGACAAGGCCCGCTTCACGGTCGTCGAGCCATCCGACGCGCACAAGTCCCTGGCCGACAAGCATGGCCTGCGCTTCGAGCAGGTGGCGCTGACCAAGGAGAACTATCGCGACGTGCTGACGCCGCTGCTCACGGAAGGCGGCGGCCAGGGCTTCTGCGTGAACCTCTCGGTCGACACCTCGTCGCGGGCGATTATGGAGCTCTGCCGTGAGCTCGGCGCGTTCTACATCGACACCGTGGCCGAGCCCTGGCCCGGCTTCTATTTCGACAAGAACAGGAGCCAGGGCGACCGCACCAACTACGCTCTGCGCCAGGAGATCCTCGACGCGCGCAGCGCCAGCCCCGGCGGCACCACGGCCGTGTCGTGCTGCGGCGCCAATCCAGGCATGGTGTCGTGGTTCGTCAAGCAGGCGCTCCTCAACGTCGCCGGCGATCTCGGCCTGAAGACTCCTGAGCCGAAGGACCGCGCCGGCTGGGCCGCCCTCATGCGCGAGGTCGGCGTGAAGGGCGTGCACATCGCCGAGCGCGACACCCAGCGCGCCAAGTCGGCCAAGCCGATGGGCGTGTTCGTCAACACTTGGTCGGTGGAAGGCTTCGTCTCCGAGGGCAACCAGCCGGCCGAGCTCGGCTGGGGTACCCACGAGACCTGGATGCCGGAGAACGGCCGCGAGCAGGAGAAGGGCTCGCGCTGCGCGATCTACCTGCTCCAGCCCGGGGCCGACACCCGCGTGCGCTCCTGGACGCCCACGGTCCAGTCGCAGTTCGGCTTCCTCGTGACCCACAGCGAGGCCGTCTCGATCTCCGATTACTACACGGTGCTGGAGGGCGAGCGCGCCGCCTATCGCCCGACCTGCCACTACGCCTATCACCCCGCCAACGACGCCGTGCTCTCGCTGCACGAGATGTTCGGCAACGGCGGCAAGGTGCAGGAGCAGCACCATATCCTCGACGAGACCGAGATCCTCGACGGCATCGACGAACTCGGCGTGCTCCTCTACGGCCACGAGAAGAACGCCTACTGGTTCGGCTCGCAGCTCTCCATCGAGGAGACCCGCCGCATCGCCCCCTACCAGAATGCCACGGGCCTGCAGGTGACCTCGGCGGTGCTCGCCGGCATGGTCTGGGCTCTGGAGAACCCGGAAGCCGGCATCGTCGAGGCCGACGAGATGGACTTCCGTCGCTGCCTTGAGGTGCAGAGCCCGTATCTCGGTCCCGTCATCGGCGTCTACACCGACTGGACGCCGCTGACCGGTCGCCCAGGCCTGTTCCCCGAGGACATCGACACCAGCGACCCCTGGCAGTTCCGCAACGTGCTCGTCCGTTAA